Proteins from a single region of Methanoculleus horonobensis:
- the cofD gene encoding 2-phospho-L-lactate transferase produces the protein MITFLSGGTGTPKLLRGMRELLDERDITVVVNTAEDTWLSGNHLSPDIDTVMYLFAGILDTNRWWGIRNDSYITHDLLARLGIEEYIAVGDQDRAVHAARGEMLRSGMRLTEITRTLCHTLDIRATVLPMTDSVVTTYVRTPRGEIHFQEYWVKHRGEVAIDGVVRRFEEPPAATDEVIKAIEESDAVVIGPSNPVTSISPILECTGVREALRRQHVIAVSPFIGDAPISGPAAALMQAFGKEPSSAGTYGLYEDFVDVFIQDTRDPVELEGALRQDTLMVNRGKSLDLAKSILTLVYGC, from the coding sequence ATGATAACCTTCCTCTCGGGCGGGACCGGAACCCCGAAACTCCTCCGCGGGATGCGGGAACTGCTGGACGAGCGGGATATCACGGTCGTCGTCAACACGGCCGAGGACACCTGGCTCTCCGGCAACCACCTCTCGCCCGACATCGATACGGTCATGTACCTCTTTGCGGGCATCCTCGACACCAACCGGTGGTGGGGGATTCGCAATGACTCCTACATCACCCACGACCTCCTCGCCCGGCTCGGCATCGAGGAGTACATCGCCGTCGGCGACCAGGACAGGGCGGTTCACGCAGCACGGGGCGAGATGCTCCGGAGCGGCATGCGACTGACGGAGATCACCCGCACACTCTGCCACACGCTGGATATCCGGGCAACCGTCCTCCCGATGACCGACTCCGTCGTGACGACCTACGTCCGGACGCCCCGCGGCGAGATACACTTCCAGGAGTACTGGGTGAAGCACCGCGGAGAGGTGGCGATCGACGGCGTCGTCCGGAGATTCGAAGAACCGCCCGCAGCGACCGACGAAGTCATCAAGGCGATCGAGGAAAGCGACGCCGTCGTGATCGGGCCGAGCAACCCGGTCACGAGCATATCCCCGATCCTCGAATGCACCGGGGTGCGGGAGGCGCTCCGCCGGCAGCACGTCATCGCCGTCAGCCCGTTCATCGGCGATGCGCCGATCAGCGGCCCGGCGGCCGCCCTGATGCAGGCGTTTGGAAAAGAGCCCTCGTCCGCCGGAACCTACGGTCTCTACGAGGATTTCGTGGACGTCTTCATCCAGGACACCCGCGACCCGGTCGAACTCGAAGGGGCGCTGCGCCAGGACACCCTGATGGTCAACCGGGGCAAGAGCCTCGACCTCGCAAAGAGTATCCTGACCCTGGTCTACGGGTGCTGA
- the nifU gene encoding Fe-S cluster assembly scaffold protein NifU gives MADQIGYSQKVMEHFMNPHNVGVIENPDGYGKVGNPVCGDIMEIFIKVKDDVIEDIRFRTFGCGSAIATSSMVTDMARGKTLDEALKITRDDVATELEGLPPKKMHCSNLAADALHAAIEDYRGKQKNE, from the coding sequence TTGGCGGATCAGATCGGATACAGCCAGAAGGTGATGGAGCACTTCATGAACCCGCATAACGTCGGGGTGATCGAGAACCCGGACGGTTACGGCAAGGTCGGCAACCCTGTCTGCGGGGATATCATGGAGATCTTCATCAAGGTCAAGGACGACGTCATCGAGGATATCAGGTTCCGGACGTTCGGGTGCGGGTCGGCGATCGCGACGAGCAGCATGGTGACCGACATGGCCAGGGGGAAGACGCTCGATGAGGCGCTGAAGATCACCCGCGACGACGTCGCGACCGAGCTCGAGGGGCTGCCCCCGAAGAAGATGCACTGCTCGAACCTTGCGGCGGACGCGCTCCACGCGGCGATCGAGGATTACCGGGGGAAGCAGAAGAACGAGTGA